One Buteo buteo chromosome 31, bButBut1.hap1.1, whole genome shotgun sequence genomic region harbors:
- the LOC142026118 gene encoding olfactory receptor 14A16-like: MSNSSSITQFLLLTFADRRELQLLHFCLFLGIYLASVLGNGLIITAIACDHHLHTPMYFFLLNLSLLDLGSISTTVPKAMANSLWNNRAISYAGCAAQVFLLVFLISAEYFLLTVMAYDRYVAICKPLHYGTLLGSRACVRMAAAAWGSGFLNAVMHTASTFSLPLCQGNAVDQFFCEIPQILKLSCSDAYLREVGVLVVSACLAFGCFVFIVLSYRQIFRAVLRFPSEQGQHKAFSTCLPHLIVVSLFLSTAMTAYLKPPSISSPSLDLLVAVLYSMVPPAVNPLIYSMRNHEIKDALRKVISWTFFNTGKLPVFFDK, encoded by the exons atgtccaacagcagctccatcacccaGTTTCTCCTCCTGACATTTGCAGACAGacgggagctgcagctcttgcacttctgcctcttcctgggcatctacctggcttCTGTCCTAGGAAACGGCCTCATCATCACTGCCATAGCCTGTGACCACCACCTCCACacacccatgtacttcttcctcctcaacctctccctcctcgacttgggctccatctccaccactgtccctAAAGCCATGGCCAACTCCCTCTGGAACAACAGGGCCATCTCCTATGCAGGATGTGCTGCCCAGGTCTTTCTGTTAGTCTTTTTGATCtcagcagaatattttcttctcactgtcatggcctacgaccgctacgttgccatctgcaaacccctgcactatgggaccctcctgggcagcagagcttgtgtccgcatggcagcagctgcctggggcagtgggttcCTCAATGCTGTCATGCACACGGCCAGTACATTTTCACTACCCCTCTGCCaaggcaatgctgtggaccagttcttctgtgaaatcccccagatcctcaagctctcctgctcagatgcctacctcagggaagttgggGTACTTGTGGTTAGTGCCTGTTTAgcatttgggtgttttgttttcattgtgctgtcctataggcagatcttcagggctgtgctgaggttcccttctgagcagggacagcacaaagccttttccacgtgcctccctcacctgATTGTCGTCTCCTTGTTTTTAAGCACTGCCATGACTGcctacctgaagcccccctccatctcctccccatccctggacctgctggtggcAGTTCTGTACTCGATGGTGCCTCCAGCTGTGAACcccctcatctacagcatgagaAACCATGAGATCAAGGATGCCCT GAGGAAAGTGATTTCATGGACATTTTTCAATACCGGTAAACTTCCAGTCTTTTTCGACAAGTGA